A region from the Penaeus monodon isolate SGIC_2016 chromosome 17, NSTDA_Pmon_1, whole genome shotgun sequence genome encodes:
- the LOC119583912 gene encoding uncharacterized protein LOC119583912, which translates to MNPLFLVFLAAVAQANRLPGGAPSSGYGAPPPPPPPSSNGNGYSYGAPDLQAAASSFDVAAAEDPIAALAANIPGGGVPGEDYPILASVPDTGFSCEEQQFPGYYADTAPEAGCQVFHICQFDGRQDAFLCPNGTIFNQQYFVCDWWFNVDCAASEQFVGLNADIGKVPDNAAAASDASLATSYGAPQAQASAQVPVQAPNQFYGTPQSQASAPAPVQTPNQFYGAPSRSG; encoded by the exons ATGAACCcgctcttcctcgtcttccttg CGGCCGTGGCGCAGGCCAACCGTCTTCCTGGTGGAGCACCGTCTTCTGGCTACggcgcccctcctcctcctcctcctccttcctctaacGGCAACGGCTACTCCTACGGCGCCCCGGACCTCCAGGCGGCCGCTTCCAGCTTCGACGTCGCCGCAGCCGAGGATCCCATCGCCGCCCTGGCCGCCAACATCCCCGGCGGAGGCGTCCCTGGCGAGGACTACCCCATCCTGGCCTCCGTCCCCGACACCGGCTTCTCCTGCGAGGAACAGCAGTTCCCAGGCTACTATGCTGACACCGCCCCCGAGGCCGGCTGCCAAGTGTTCCACATCTGCCAGTTCGACGGCCGCCAGGACGCCTTCCTGTGTCCCAACGGCAccatcttcaaccagcagtacTTCGTGTGCGactggtggttcaacgtggactgCGCTGCGTCCGAACAGTTCGTCGGCCTCAACGCCGACATCGGGAAGGTCCCCGACAACGCGGCCGCCGCCTCCGACGCCTCCCTCGCCACCTCCTACGGCGCTCCTCAGGCTCAGGCCTCGGCCCAGGTCCCCGTGCAGGCTCCCAACCAGTTCTACGGCACCCCTCAGTCCCAGGCATCTGCTCCAGCGCCCGTCCAGACCCCCAACCAGTTCTACGGCGCCCCCAGCAGGAGCGGCTAA
- the LOC119583609 gene encoding uncharacterized protein LOC119583609: MFSLVLFLAVSGAALAEPQQGYGDPAPPPPSSGYSYGAPDLRASASNINNQQEQDPIAALAANIPGGGVPGEDYPILASVPDTGFSCEEQQFPGYYADTAPEAGCQVFHICQFDGRQDAFLCPNGTLFNQQYFVCDWWFNVDCAASEQFFSLNADIGKVPDNAAAASDVSLAASYGAPPAPSRSYGSPSRF; this comes from the exons ATGTTCTCGTTGGTTCTCTTCCTCG CCGTCAGCGGTGCCGCCCTTGCTGAGCCTCAGCAGGGCTACGGCGACCCTGCCCCACCGCCTCCTTCCTCAGGATACTCATACGGAGCGCCGGACTTAAGGGCCTCCGCGTCCAATATCAACAACCAGCAGGAACAGGACCCCATCGCCGCCCTGGCCGCCAACATCCCTGGCGGAGGCGTCCCTGGCGAGGACTACCCCATCCTGGCCTCCGTCCCCGACACCGGCTTCTCCTGCGAGGAACAGCAGTTCCCAGGCTACTATGCTGACACCGCCCCCGAGGCCGGCTGCCAAGTGTTCCACATCTGCCAGTTCGACGGCCGCCAGGACGCCTTCCTGTGCCCCAACGGCACCCTCTTCAACCAGCAGTACTTCGTGTGCGactggtggttcaacgtggactgCGCTGCGTCCGAACAGTTCTTCAGCCTCAACGCCGACATCGGGAAGGTCCCCGACAACGCGGCCGCCGCCTCCGACGTCTCCCTTGCAGCATCCTACGGCGCTCCGCCAGCCCCTTCCAGATCTTACGGTTCCCCTTCTCGGTTTTAA